In Polaribacter sp. Hel_I_88, the following proteins share a genomic window:
- a CDS encoding AAA family ATPase, which produces MNHNSTFPIKQNELDMLRDEATGYLKSVQWEQSNKAKSRDKEAKDDSILLYLSRANNGSSIEITSISKTILGLKKRLLPDSIAIPVHLNQTLFAVQEGLTLGIWIKDSYYDASGLSSLNERKSALNSSQKREFESKLQTATAFQLFATSYKILHDLKPFASDDLSVMKQKFAGIPEVSFLSPLKGIACALFYFDKYLGHPEIIKIDKDVVDFTVVYFEALIDEIQLRKSSLEYTETIVDRTYKLENSDFAVAGWENVFQGTAKSVEFNKIQFEQIVGNKDAKHFARRLTERMLSYDFEAQKNPFQELGGFMPVFMGYGIPGTGKSMLIAAIATRLKKHCDHLNIPFLFHPMPDTLISTFQGGSAEKMVEWMKPLQDPTKIIFAPIDDAENNLQERTAQGVSAGVKEVIGVFLRYTEGAYAVNYGNSSVGLFTNLPEMLDKAVISRIQGRFKIDGARTEHDFLDQDYIWWKKFEKTIPDFVNMQNPSNYQYLKDQGVTKSMGEILNLVEKPNEERVLQAYEKAERNHRSNEHLFFAILYKEIQKIFPFFSSRDVRNIQSAISLRLTDFDLEQDWFENPEIYFKKDYKTKFNMLQELMKSNMKGLDFSEIRRQEVVRYLDNVATIADTDFKRKVDVRVNQMNIDLEARRNFENGN; this is translated from the coding sequence ATGAATCACAACTCAACTTTTCCTATAAAACAAAACGAACTTGATATGCTTCGAGATGAAGCAACAGGTTATTTAAAATCTGTTCAATGGGAACAAAGTAATAAAGCAAAAAGCAGAGACAAAGAAGCAAAAGACGATTCTATTTTATTGTATTTATCAAGAGCAAATAACGGAAGTAGTATAGAAATTACCTCAATTTCTAAAACTATTTTAGGCTTAAAAAAACGATTATTACCAGATTCAATTGCAATTCCTGTGCATTTAAATCAAACGTTGTTTGCAGTTCAAGAAGGCTTAACTTTAGGAATTTGGATCAAAGATTCTTATTATGATGCTTCAGGTTTATCAAGTTTAAATGAAAGAAAATCAGCCTTAAATTCATCTCAAAAAAGAGAATTTGAAAGCAAGTTACAAACTGCAACTGCGTTTCAATTATTTGCAACTTCCTATAAAATATTACACGATTTAAAACCTTTTGCAAGTGATGATTTGTCTGTGATGAAACAAAAGTTTGCAGGGATTCCAGAAGTGTCATTTTTATCACCTTTAAAAGGAATTGCGTGTGCTTTATTTTATTTTGACAAATATTTAGGTCATCCAGAAATTATAAAAATCGACAAAGATGTTGTCGATTTTACAGTCGTTTATTTTGAAGCTTTAATAGATGAAATTCAGTTACGTAAAAGCAGCTTAGAATACACAGAAACGATTGTTGATAGAACCTACAAATTAGAAAATTCAGACTTTGCAGTTGCTGGTTGGGAGAACGTTTTTCAAGGAACAGCCAAAAGTGTTGAATTCAATAAAATTCAGTTTGAGCAAATTGTTGGTAACAAAGATGCCAAGCATTTTGCACGTAGATTAACAGAAAGAATGTTGAGTTACGATTTTGAAGCTCAGAAAAATCCGTTTCAAGAATTAGGAGGTTTTATGCCTGTTTTTATGGGATATGGTATTCCAGGAACAGGAAAAAGTATGTTAATTGCAGCCATTGCAACTCGTTTAAAAAAACATTGTGATCATTTAAATATTCCATTTTTATTTCATCCAATGCCAGATACATTGATTTCAACTTTTCAAGGAGGATCTGCAGAAAAAATGGTGGAATGGATGAAACCGTTGCAAGACCCAACGAAAATTATTTTTGCACCCATTGATGATGCAGAAAATAATTTACAAGAAAGAACTGCACAAGGCGTTTCTGCGGGAGTTAAAGAAGTTATTGGTGTTTTCTTACGATATACAGAAGGTGCTTATGCTGTAAATTATGGAAATTCTTCGGTAGGTTTATTCACCAACTTACCAGAAATGTTAGACAAAGCTGTGATTTCTAGAATTCAAGGTCGTTTTAAGATTGATGGAGCAAGAACTGAACACGATTTTTTAGATCAAGATTATATTTGGTGGAAGAAATTCGAAAAAACAATTCCAGATTTTGTAAACATGCAAAACCCTTCAAATTATCAGTATTTGAAAGATCAAGGAGTTACAAAAAGTATGGGAGAAATTCTAAATTTAGTTGAAAAACCAAATGAAGAAAGAGTTTTGCAAGCTTATGAAAAAGCGGAAAGAAATCATAGATCAAACGAACATTTATTCTTTGCGATTTTATATAAAGAAATTCAGAAAATATTTCCATTCTTTTCATCAAGAGATGTTAGAAACATTCAATCTGCAATTTCTTTGCGATTAACAGATTTTGATTTAGAACAAGATTGGTTTGAGAATCCTGAAATCTATTTTAAGAAAGATTACAAAACCAAGTTTAATATGTTGCAAGAATTGATGAAAAGCAACATGAAAGGGTTAGATTTTTCTGAAATTAGAAGACAAGAAGTTGTACGTTATTTAGACAATGTGGCTACAATTGCAGATACCGATTTTAAAAGAAAAGTAGATGTAAGAGTAAATCAAATGAATATAGATTTGGAAGCGAGAAGAAATTTTGAAAATGGAAATTAA
- a CDS encoding NUDIX domain-containing protein — protein sequence MEIKNKITNITSKVISNFWGKLEHVNFDFTFKNGKSVNLTHEVYGKADGVAILLFNPTSKKVILSKQFRMPVFVAGVDNGFSIEVIGGGIDKNESPETCVIRETEEEVGYKIATVKKVTTTFLSPGIVKEKVHLFIGEYKDEDKTENGGGVEAENEEIEVLETLFVDALKMIETQEIMDARTIMLLQYLQINKLINKS from the coding sequence ATGGAAATTAAAAATAAAATAACCAATATAACATCCAAAGTAATTTCCAATTTCTGGGGAAAACTTGAACACGTAAATTTTGATTTTACCTTCAAAAATGGAAAATCAGTAAACTTAACACACGAAGTGTATGGTAAAGCTGATGGAGTTGCAATTCTGTTATTCAATCCAACATCAAAAAAAGTAATTTTATCCAAACAATTTAGAATGCCCGTTTTTGTTGCTGGAGTTGATAATGGTTTTTCTATTGAAGTAATTGGTGGAGGAATTGATAAAAATGAATCTCCAGAAACTTGTGTAATTAGAGAAACTGAAGAAGAGGTTGGTTATAAAATAGCAACCGTAAAAAAAGTAACTACAACTTTTTTATCACCAGGAATTGTGAAAGAAAAAGTGCATTTGTTTATTGGTGAATATAAAGACGAAGACAAAACAGAAAATGGAGGAGGAGTTGAAGCAGAAAATGAAGAAATAGAAGTGTTAGAAACTCTTTTTGTTGATGCTCTAAAAATGATAGAAACCCAAGAAATTATGGACGCAAGAACAATTATGTTGTTGCAATATTTACAGATAAATAAATTAATAAACAAGAGCTGA
- a CDS encoding type II toxin-antitoxin system PemK/MazF family toxin — translation MKQGEIWELYLNPTKGSEQNGRRPAVIISGNMVNKYLQVVIVCPLTTSIKNYKGNLILKPNAKNGLSKISEVLTFHVRSVSKTRFEQRIGEISLKDVEIIKKTLNDILKY, via the coding sequence ATGAAGCAAGGTGAAATTTGGGAATTATATTTAAACCCAACCAAAGGAAGTGAACAAAATGGACGAAGACCTGCTGTAATTATTAGTGGAAATATGGTAAACAAATATTTACAAGTGGTAATCGTTTGTCCGTTAACAACAAGCATTAAAAATTATAAAGGGAATTTAATTTTAAAACCAAATGCTAAAAATGGTTTGTCTAAAATTTCTGAAGTGTTAACATTTCACGTTCGTTCAGTTTCTAAAACAAGGTTTGAGCAAAGAATTGGGGAGATTTCTTTAAAGGATGTTGAAATTATCAAAAAAACATTAAACGATATTTTGAAGTACTAA
- a CDS encoding ribbon-helix-helix domain-containing protein has protein sequence MATFTSSLPDNLLDKLSALAKELKLPKNRLIENALEIYLEQIEKASYIKSYQQAAADDDILLVAEEGMQDYFSALNNAETK, from the coding sequence ATGGCAACATTCACATCTTCTTTACCTGATAATTTATTAGATAAATTATCGGCTTTAGCAAAAGAATTAAAACTTCCTAAAAATAGGTTGATAGAAAATGCACTAGAAATTTACTTAGAGCAAATAGAAAAAGCTAGTTATATAAAATCTTACCAACAAGCAGCAGCAGATGATGATATTTTATTAGTTGCAGAAGAAGGCATGCAAGATTATTTTTCTGCATTAAACAATGCAGAAACCAAATAA